A genomic stretch from Edaphobacter aggregans includes:
- a CDS encoding ATP-binding cassette domain-containing protein gives MTPVITADHLTIRFGDFTAVNDVSFDINKGELFGFLGPNGSGKTTIIKALCGLIVPTEGTGTILGMDIRKDAADIKRHIGYMSQKFGLYEDLTVSENLGFYSGVYGITGPRATQRIQEILSLTGLEPYLHRRVNALSGGWKQRLALGCAIIHSPEVVFLDEPTAGIDPVARRSLWDLFFLLSGQGVTFFVTTHYMDEAERCGRVGYIYMSKLVALGTISDLQHLPSANPPGTTRVQLETPDASTALTALRKQPGVREATIFGRSIHSLVETNHIDALRAQFPQAKIQPIVPSLEDVFVTLTYQIMEAAK, from the coding sequence ATGACTCCCGTCATCACCGCCGACCACCTCACCATCCGCTTCGGCGACTTCACTGCAGTCAACGACGTCTCCTTCGACATCAACAAAGGAGAACTCTTTGGTTTCCTGGGCCCCAACGGCTCCGGCAAAACCACCATCATCAAGGCCCTCTGCGGACTCATCGTGCCAACCGAAGGCACAGGCACCATCCTCGGTATGGACATCCGCAAAGACGCCGCCGACATCAAGCGCCATATCGGCTACATGTCGCAAAAATTCGGCCTCTACGAAGACCTCACCGTCTCCGAGAACCTCGGCTTCTACTCCGGCGTCTACGGCATTACCGGCCCGCGCGCAACCCAGCGCATCCAGGAAATCCTCAGCCTCACCGGCCTAGAACCCTATCTGCACCGCAGAGTCAACGCCCTTTCTGGCGGCTGGAAACAGCGCCTCGCCCTCGGCTGCGCTATTATCCATTCGCCCGAGGTCGTCTTCCTCGACGAGCCCACCGCCGGCATCGATCCCGTGGCTCGCCGCTCCCTTTGGGACCTCTTCTTCCTCCTTTCTGGTCAGGGCGTCACCTTCTTTGTCACCACGCACTACATGGACGAGGCCGAGCGTTGCGGCCGTGTTGGTTACATCTACATGTCGAAACTCGTCGCTCTCGGCACTATCAGCGATCTGCAGCATCTACCCTCAGCCAATCCACCCGGAACCACGCGTGTGCAGCTCGAGACCCCAGACGCCTCCACTGCCCTCACCGCATTGCGCAAACAACCTGGCGTGCGCGAAGCCACAATCTTCGGCCGCTCCATCCACTCCCTCGTTGAAACCAACCACATCGACGCCCTCCGCGCGCAATTCCCCCAGGCAAAAATTCAACCCATTGTGCCCTCACTCGAAGACGTTTTCGTCACCCTGACCTACCAGATCATGGAGGCCGCAAAATGA
- a CDS encoding SulP family inorganic anion transporter, giving the protein MNLFRGLRPLQRADAARGVLAGIVLAAMDIPQVLGYAKIAGMPLVTGLYSLLLPLVAFAAFGSSRYLVVAADSATAAIFASGMSGMKPLAEVGHVALAGVVALLTAGILLMARLLRLGFIADFLSRTVLVGFLAGVGLQVAISVLSEMLGVPVNSRRTVVQLWEVLHGLPRAHLPTLAVSATVLGSVLLLRRVAPKLPGALVAVIAAIAASSTLDFAGHGIATIGPVAGGLPHLSLSGLLILRGMSWEEVELLLTVSISCAVIILTQSAATSRIYAAKHYEQVSENIDLLGLSAANAASALSGGFVVNGSPTQTAMMELAGGQSQLAQVTTAFAVGIVLLFLTGPLQYLPTCVLGVVVFLVALHLIDLKGLREIRGESPQEYALAVMTAAVVLLVGVEQGIVLAMVLSLLRVVRHSYHPHSGVLVADGTGAWKLVPVAPNVATEPGLVLYRFGAALFYANAGRFLEEVSCVVQPMPSAVRWVVVDAEAMTHVDYTASRVVMQLKSDLTHAGIELAFARVPWDLRSDFDRHHLTETIGPARIFNRLHDAISAFEGMASESGENVGETKLDSAIHQVDLFEG; this is encoded by the coding sequence TTGAATCTGTTTCGAGGCTTGCGACCGTTGCAACGTGCAGACGCCGCCCGAGGCGTTCTGGCCGGAATCGTGTTGGCGGCTATGGATATCCCACAGGTACTGGGCTACGCCAAGATCGCTGGAATGCCGTTGGTGACGGGACTCTATTCGTTGCTGCTGCCACTGGTGGCGTTTGCAGCTTTCGGCTCGTCGAGATACTTGGTTGTCGCGGCGGACTCGGCCACGGCTGCAATCTTTGCTAGTGGGATGTCGGGCATGAAGCCCTTGGCAGAAGTGGGACATGTTGCTCTGGCTGGGGTCGTTGCATTGCTGACGGCAGGTATTTTGCTGATGGCGCGGCTCCTCCGGTTGGGGTTTATCGCGGACTTCCTTTCGCGGACAGTGCTGGTCGGCTTTCTTGCCGGGGTGGGACTGCAGGTGGCCATCTCCGTGTTGAGCGAGATGCTAGGAGTGCCGGTGAATTCGCGCAGGACTGTCGTGCAGCTTTGGGAGGTGCTTCACGGATTGCCTCGAGCGCATCTTCCGACATTGGCGGTGTCTGCCACGGTTCTGGGGTCTGTGTTGCTATTGCGGCGAGTCGCTCCGAAACTTCCAGGAGCACTGGTCGCCGTTATTGCAGCGATTGCAGCGAGCTCCACGTTGGATTTTGCGGGACATGGGATTGCGACGATTGGACCGGTCGCCGGAGGCTTGCCACACCTAAGCTTGTCGGGTCTTCTCATTCTTCGTGGGATGAGCTGGGAGGAGGTGGAGCTACTGCTGACGGTGTCGATCTCGTGCGCTGTGATCATCCTTACCCAGAGTGCGGCCACCTCTCGGATATATGCGGCTAAACACTATGAACAGGTGAGCGAGAACATCGATCTGTTGGGGCTTTCGGCCGCGAATGCTGCGTCGGCGCTAAGTGGAGGGTTTGTGGTGAATGGAAGCCCCACTCAGACGGCGATGATGGAGCTTGCCGGCGGCCAAAGCCAGCTCGCGCAGGTCACGACGGCGTTTGCGGTTGGAATAGTGCTCTTATTTTTGACCGGGCCGCTGCAGTATCTTCCAACCTGCGTGTTAGGCGTCGTGGTGTTCCTGGTTGCGCTCCACCTCATCGATTTGAAGGGACTGCGAGAGATCCGGGGCGAAAGCCCACAGGAGTATGCGCTGGCAGTGATGACAGCTGCGGTGGTACTCCTGGTGGGAGTGGAGCAGGGGATCGTGCTCGCGATGGTTTTGTCTCTATTACGTGTGGTGCGGCACAGCTACCATCCGCATAGCGGTGTGCTGGTCGCGGATGGCACGGGAGCCTGGAAGCTGGTACCGGTAGCACCAAATGTGGCCACAGAGCCTGGGTTGGTGCTGTATCGGTTTGGAGCCGCGCTATTTTATGCCAACGCCGGTCGGTTTCTGGAGGAGGTTTCCTGCGTGGTGCAGCCGATGCCGTCGGCGGTGCGCTGGGTAGTGGTGGACGCGGAGGCGATGACTCATGTCGACTACACGGCGTCGCGGGTGGTGATGCAGCTGAAGAGCGATCTTACTCACGCTGGGATCGAACTGGCATTTGCGCGCGTGCCATGGGATCTGCGGTCCGACTTCGATCGGCATCATCTGACAGAGACAATTGGACCGGCGCGAATCTTCAACCGTTTGCATGATGCGATTTCCGCCTTCGAGGGAATGGCGAGTGAGTCGGGAGAGAACGTCGGTGAGACGAAGTTGGACAGCGCGATACACCAAGTCGACCTGTTCGAAGGTTGA
- a CDS encoding ABC transporter permease, translating to MNSLFYGLWPVCRKEFTHIVRDPGTLFFALLIPLIQLFLFGFAVDTNIRQIPTVVLDESHTQQSRQLLESFAASDTFRLALTVQSNPDMYAAMRAGHARVAIKIPYDYARQLQSGATATVLVLIDGSDSSVAGQAINASTGVALEQSLNRILGSAQLPIEVRPSVLYNPATRSANFFVPGLIAILLQVMIILLIALSLVRERERGTLEQLTMTPVAPLGLMVGKMIPYGVLGFGELCLILTIMRIVFQVPIHGNVFALLGMSVPFLLTVLGVGLFISTKARTQAEAFQLSMGTVLPSVFLSGYIFLIDTMPPFFRGVSRIIPATYYIQILRGVILRGAGFTDLWLNALVLTLMGCTTVLLAARQFVNQRGR from the coding sequence ATGAACTCACTCTTCTACGGCCTGTGGCCCGTCTGCCGCAAGGAGTTCACCCACATCGTCCGCGATCCTGGTACCCTCTTCTTCGCTCTCCTCATCCCGCTCATCCAGCTATTTCTCTTCGGCTTCGCAGTCGACACCAACATCAGGCAAATCCCAACCGTCGTCCTCGACGAATCACACACCCAACAAAGCCGGCAGCTACTCGAGAGCTTCGCCGCATCCGACACCTTCCGTCTCGCCCTCACCGTCCAGTCGAATCCCGACATGTATGCGGCCATGCGCGCCGGCCACGCCCGCGTGGCAATCAAGATTCCCTACGACTACGCCCGCCAACTCCAGAGCGGCGCCACCGCCACCGTTCTCGTCCTCATCGACGGCTCCGACTCCTCCGTTGCGGGCCAGGCCATCAACGCCTCCACCGGAGTCGCCCTGGAGCAGTCCCTCAACCGCATCCTCGGCTCCGCACAGCTGCCCATCGAAGTCCGCCCCTCCGTGCTCTATAACCCCGCCACCCGCTCGGCGAACTTCTTCGTGCCCGGCCTCATCGCCATTCTGCTGCAGGTTATGATCATCCTGCTCATCGCACTCAGCCTCGTGCGCGAACGCGAACGTGGCACCCTCGAGCAACTCACGATGACTCCCGTCGCCCCCCTCGGCCTTATGGTCGGAAAGATGATTCCCTATGGTGTCCTGGGCTTCGGAGAACTCTGCCTCATCCTCACCATCATGCGCATTGTCTTTCAGGTGCCCATCCACGGCAATGTCTTCGCCCTTCTCGGAATGTCGGTGCCCTTCCTTCTCACCGTACTCGGAGTCGGTCTCTTCATTTCAACCAAAGCGCGCACTCAAGCGGAGGCATTTCAACTTTCCATGGGTACTGTCCTGCCTTCGGTCTTCCTTTCCGGCTACATCTTTCTCATTGACACCATGCCACCATTCTTTCGCGGCGTCAGCCGCATTATCCCCGCCACCTACTACATCCAGATCCTCCGCGGTGTCATTCTGCGTGGAGCCGGCTTCACAGACCTATGGCTTAACGCTCTGGTACTCACACTTATGGGATGCACCACCGTCCTCCTCGCGGCACGCCAGTTCGTCAATCAGCGTGGACGGTGA